Proteins co-encoded in one Microbacterium hydrocarbonoxydans genomic window:
- a CDS encoding FHA domain-containing protein encodes MNPGPGHLGASQFGAAQIGEVPALPPALIAAPPGVDGAPLRQRSATAAPTPLATSRARDRRPTEGLGPAFLGAPASTGLRIAAFTLDAAVVILAAAVVLITTRSTLLAGLTVAELAVFLWVLEARTGLTLGNLVLRLRSARGDRPYSPGIGRQFVRGAITGAGFLVAVGSWIVVASSAWDPDGRRRTWADRLAGTVVVSVPPRASAASTETAHPVLPPAEADSLAPPQVVTLGSHPALVDEDSEPTDARAASHRAEAPIPPGPGAAEAPLFSVAPQNPPQTGPQPVAESRSASDSGALLLIFDTGQRVQLPLPLAANLGRGPVASAHDDRLVIVTDPDSSVSKTHLRIEHSRGRTWVTDFGSTNGSDIRSDDGQTTELVAGERVLLDDADRVRIGNRSFTISLLLGTDSSAGERA; translated from the coding sequence ATGAACCCCGGCCCCGGGCACCTCGGTGCCTCGCAGTTCGGCGCGGCCCAGATCGGAGAGGTGCCGGCGTTGCCGCCCGCTCTGATCGCGGCTCCCCCCGGCGTCGACGGCGCTCCGCTCCGGCAGAGGTCCGCGACGGCGGCACCCACACCGCTGGCCACGTCGCGCGCACGCGACCGGCGCCCCACAGAAGGCCTCGGTCCTGCTTTCCTCGGAGCCCCCGCGTCGACGGGCCTTCGCATCGCCGCTTTCACCCTCGACGCCGCAGTGGTCATCCTGGCGGCAGCCGTGGTGCTGATCACCACGCGCAGCACGCTGCTCGCCGGATTGACCGTCGCCGAGCTCGCCGTCTTCCTCTGGGTGCTCGAGGCGCGCACGGGGCTCACTCTCGGCAATCTCGTGCTCCGTCTGCGCAGTGCGCGCGGCGATCGTCCATACTCTCCCGGGATCGGGCGTCAGTTCGTGCGCGGTGCGATCACCGGTGCCGGGTTCCTCGTGGCCGTGGGCAGTTGGATCGTCGTCGCGTCCAGCGCCTGGGACCCCGACGGCCGTCGGCGGACCTGGGCCGATCGTCTCGCCGGCACCGTGGTGGTGTCGGTGCCGCCTCGAGCCTCTGCAGCGTCGACAGAGACGGCGCATCCGGTGCTTCCGCCCGCCGAGGCGGATTCGCTGGCGCCGCCGCAGGTGGTCACGCTCGGCTCTCACCCCGCCCTGGTCGACGAGGACTCCGAGCCGACCGATGCGCGGGCAGCGTCCCATCGTGCAGAGGCACCGATCCCCCCGGGCCCCGGTGCAGCGGAGGCGCCCCTCTTCTCGGTCGCGCCCCAGAATCCGCCGCAGACCGGACCGCAGCCGGTCGCCGAGTCCCGCTCCGCCTCCGACTCCGGCGCGCTGCTGCTCATCTTCGACACTGGGCAGCGCGTGCAGCTTCCGCTTCCGCTCGCGGCCAACCTCGGCCGTGGCCCCGTCGCGAGCGCTCACGACGACCGCCTCGTGATCGTCACCGACCCCGACTCCTCGGTGTCGAAGACCCACCTGCGCATCGAGCACTCGCGCGGACGCACCTGGGTCACCGACTTCGGGTCGACCAACGGCTCCGACATCCGCTCCGATGACGGTCAGACGACCGAGCTCGTCGCGGGCGAGCGTGTGCTTCTCGACGACGCCGATCGCGTCCGCATCGGCAACCGCAGTTTCACCATCAGCCTTCTGCTGGGCACCGACAGCAGTGCCGGAGAGAGAGCATGA
- a CDS encoding neutral zinc metallopeptidase, translating to MTFNPDADVSGNTARRRGRGAVVAGAGGVGLLGIIALIAGPLLGIDLTGLLGGTGGTGGGAEPSEGSVIENCLTGEDANERVDCRVASSQLALDGFWEDHVEPYRAPGFIIVDGSTATGCGTASNAVGPFYCPPDETVYIDPSFFELMQQQFGASAGNLAQLYIVGHEWGHHVQYITGDMEKYPNNGTGPDSNGVRIELQADCYAGAWIGQMTQEKDKNGVPYLQTPTEAELQDAVNAAYTVGDDHIQEQSGFVNPESFTHGTSEQRQGWFATGYKYGLDRCAEPLTAAPGDL from the coding sequence ATGACCTTCAATCCCGACGCCGACGTCTCAGGAAACACCGCTCGCCGCCGCGGGCGCGGTGCAGTCGTCGCCGGAGCGGGCGGTGTCGGGCTGCTCGGCATCATCGCGCTGATCGCCGGTCCGCTGCTCGGTATCGACCTCACCGGTCTGCTCGGCGGCACGGGCGGCACGGGTGGTGGCGCGGAGCCGTCAGAGGGCAGCGTGATCGAGAATTGCCTGACCGGTGAAGACGCCAACGAGAGGGTCGACTGCAGGGTCGCGAGTTCGCAGCTGGCCCTCGACGGGTTCTGGGAGGACCACGTCGAGCCGTACAGGGCCCCTGGATTCATCATCGTCGACGGTTCGACGGCGACCGGATGCGGCACCGCCTCGAACGCCGTCGGCCCGTTCTACTGCCCGCCGGACGAGACCGTGTACATCGACCCCTCGTTCTTCGAGCTGATGCAGCAGCAGTTCGGCGCCTCGGCCGGCAATCTCGCGCAGCTCTACATCGTCGGCCACGAGTGGGGCCACCACGTGCAATACATCACCGGCGACATGGAGAAGTACCCCAACAACGGCACAGGTCCTGACAGCAACGGCGTGCGCATCGAGCTGCAGGCCGATTGCTATGCGGGAGCGTGGATCGGCCAGATGACGCAGGAGAAGGACAAGAACGGGGTTCCGTACCTCCAGACGCCGACCGAGGCAGAGCTGCAGGATGCCGTGAATGCGGCGTACACCGTGGGCGACGACCACATTCAGGAGCAGTCGGGCTTCGTGAACCCCGAGAGCTTCACGCACGGCACGAGCGAGCAGCGGCAGGGGTGGTTCGCGACCGGGTACAAGTACGGCCTCGACAGGTGCGCCGAGCCGCTCACCGCAGCCCCCGGCGACCTGTGA
- a CDS encoding aldehyde dehydrogenase family protein, producing MTSATTPSSPTSTAKAAKAAKKPADAPAELGDAERARLDAAIGELQIGSRTWSTLTLAQRVTLLRGVRTSVSAVAEEWATTAAASKGLDARHPLRGEEWLSGPYSVLGALDAYIETLSRLAGGINPLDGIRIDRAPGGRTRVHAFPLTAIDRFLLAGFAGEVWLEPGVTPHAARSNAGLAQRTPGESGGAGLVLGAGNVTSIPVLDVLYELLAHNRTALLKVNPTQDSLVPVYKRAFAPLISLGLMRIVRGGPAVGEYLTAHPDLVHVHITGSGQTFDAIVWGTGSAATRRRREGHPRLEKPITAELGGVSPIIIVPGEWTAADLTYQAEHVATMRLQNSGHNCIAGQVVIMSADWAQADQFRAALRRAYANAPERPTWYPGSTARMDSAAQDYPDALVLGDRMLVEIDPHDDASALQSTEYFAPVLGVVTVPGHGQEFLDAAVAYANDRLAGTLGANLLIDPATEKSLGSGFDRAIADLRYGSIAINGWTAFAFITPTLTWGAFPGNTLESVGSGIGVVHNALLLDRVERSVLRAPFRPFPRWVPGSLRPSGRSSRRTILPKPPWFVSARTGAAVSEGLTRFRADGGALGLVKTLAKALRA from the coding sequence ATGACCTCTGCGACCACGCCGTCCAGCCCGACGTCCACCGCGAAGGCCGCGAAGGCCGCGAAGAAGCCTGCGGACGCTCCCGCCGAGCTCGGCGACGCGGAGCGGGCGCGGCTCGACGCGGCGATCGGAGAACTGCAGATCGGTTCGCGCACCTGGTCGACGCTGACTCTCGCTCAGAGAGTCACGCTGCTGCGCGGTGTGCGCACGAGCGTCTCCGCGGTCGCCGAGGAATGGGCGACCACGGCGGCGGCGTCGAAGGGACTGGACGCGCGGCACCCGCTCCGCGGTGAAGAGTGGCTCAGTGGGCCGTACAGCGTGCTCGGCGCGCTCGACGCGTACATCGAGACGCTCTCCCGTCTCGCAGGCGGAATCAACCCGCTCGACGGCATCCGCATCGATCGGGCGCCCGGTGGACGCACCCGTGTGCACGCCTTCCCTCTGACCGCGATCGACCGCTTCCTGCTCGCGGGCTTCGCGGGCGAGGTCTGGCTCGAACCCGGTGTCACTCCCCACGCCGCACGCTCGAATGCGGGCCTGGCCCAGCGGACCCCCGGCGAGTCGGGAGGCGCGGGGCTGGTGCTCGGCGCCGGCAACGTCACGTCGATTCCTGTGCTCGATGTGCTCTATGAACTGCTCGCGCACAACCGCACTGCGCTGCTCAAGGTCAACCCGACGCAGGATTCGCTCGTGCCGGTGTACAAACGCGCCTTCGCGCCGCTCATCTCCCTGGGCCTCATGCGCATCGTGCGCGGCGGCCCTGCCGTGGGCGAGTATCTGACCGCGCACCCGGACCTCGTTCACGTGCACATCACAGGCTCTGGCCAGACCTTCGATGCGATCGTGTGGGGCACCGGCTCCGCCGCCACGCGACGCCGTCGCGAGGGTCACCCTCGGCTCGAGAAGCCGATCACCGCAGAACTCGGCGGGGTCTCGCCGATCATCATCGTGCCCGGCGAGTGGACCGCGGCCGATCTCACGTACCAGGCCGAGCATGTGGCGACCATGCGTCTGCAGAACAGCGGACACAACTGCATCGCGGGTCAGGTCGTCATCATGTCCGCTGACTGGGCGCAGGCCGACCAGTTCCGCGCAGCGCTGCGGCGTGCGTACGCCAACGCCCCCGAGCGCCCCACCTGGTACCCGGGTTCGACGGCTCGCATGGACAGTGCGGCCCAGGACTACCCGGATGCCCTCGTGCTGGGAGACCGGATGCTGGTCGAGATCGACCCCCACGACGACGCCTCCGCCCTCCAGAGCACCGAGTACTTCGCGCCGGTGCTCGGAGTCGTCACTGTGCCGGGCCACGGACAGGAGTTCCTCGATGCCGCGGTGGCATATGCGAACGACCGACTGGCGGGCACGCTCGGCGCCAACCTCCTGATCGACCCCGCGACCGAGAAGTCGCTGGGCAGCGGCTTCGACCGAGCCATCGCTGACCTGCGGTACGGATCGATCGCCATCAACGGCTGGACCGCCTTCGCGTTCATCACCCCCACCCTGACCTGGGGTGCATTCCCGGGCAACACGCTCGAGAGTGTCGGCAGCGGCATCGGAGTCGTGCACAACGCACTGCTGCTCGATCGCGTCGAGCGCTCGGTCCTGCGCGCGCCCTTCCGTCCGTTCCCGCGCTGGGTGCCCGGATCGCTGCGACCGTCAGGACGCAGCAGCCGCCGCACGATCCTGCCGAAGCCGCCATGGTTCGTATCAGCGCGCACGGGAGCCGCGGTGAGCGAAGGCCTGACGCGCTTCCGCGCGGACGGCGGTGCGCTCGGACTCGTGAAGACGCTCGCGAAGGCGCTGCGCGCCTGA
- the pip gene encoding prolyl aminopeptidase, producing the protein MTLDALYPPIEPHATGELLVGDGHRVYWEVSGNPDGKPVVFLHGGPGSGTSAWQRRFFDPERYRIVLFDQRGCGRSTPHASAPDADLRFITTASLIADIELLRRNLGIPRWQVFGGSWGSALALAYAQAHPDVVSELVLRGIFTLRREELEWFYEGGAAALFPDLWEEFVAQIPVLERSHMIEAYHRRLFDPDPAVHQPAALAWSRWEASTVTLRPDAAQIEAMSDPRAATAFARIENHFFVNRGWWTEGQLIAGVDVIRHIPTVIVQGRHDVCTPMMTAWDLHRAWPEADFVVVDDAGHSATEPGIQAALRETTDRFAA; encoded by the coding sequence ATGACCCTCGACGCGCTGTACCCGCCGATCGAACCGCACGCGACGGGCGAGCTGCTCGTCGGCGACGGCCACCGTGTGTACTGGGAGGTGAGTGGAAACCCCGACGGCAAGCCCGTGGTCTTCCTGCACGGAGGTCCGGGAAGCGGCACCTCAGCGTGGCAGCGCCGCTTCTTCGATCCCGAGAGGTACCGGATCGTGCTGTTCGATCAGCGTGGCTGCGGGCGCAGCACGCCGCACGCGAGCGCTCCGGACGCGGACCTGCGCTTCATCACCACCGCGAGTCTCATCGCGGACATCGAGCTGCTGCGCCGCAATCTCGGCATCCCCCGCTGGCAGGTCTTCGGTGGATCCTGGGGGAGTGCCCTGGCGCTCGCTTACGCGCAGGCACATCCGGATGTCGTCAGCGAACTCGTGCTGCGCGGAATCTTCACGCTCCGGCGCGAAGAGCTGGAGTGGTTCTATGAGGGTGGGGCCGCGGCGCTGTTCCCGGATCTGTGGGAGGAGTTCGTCGCGCAGATCCCGGTTCTCGAGCGCTCCCACATGATCGAGGCGTATCACCGACGCCTGTTCGACCCCGATCCGGCGGTGCATCAGCCGGCGGCGCTCGCCTGGTCGCGCTGGGAGGCGTCTACGGTGACGTTGCGTCCCGATGCCGCGCAGATCGAGGCGATGTCCGATCCTCGGGCCGCCACAGCGTTCGCGCGCATCGAGAACCACTTCTTCGTGAACCGCGGGTGGTGGACCGAAGGCCAGCTGATCGCCGGCGTCGACGTCATCCGTCATATCCCCACGGTCATCGTCCAGGGACGCCACGATGTCTGCACGCCCATGATGACCGCGTGGGACCTGCATCGCGCCTGGCCCGAGGCCGACTTCGTCGTGGTCGACGACGCGGGGCACTCGGCGACGGAACCCGGGATCCAGGCCGCTCTGCGGGAGACGACCGACCGCTTCGCCGCCTGA
- the eccCa gene encoding type VII secretion protein EccCa, which yields MTGPRLAPPRVPSGKVPVQAPPELQPNDGGMGVLGSLLPMLGSVGAIVMVTMSNQSVTGLLTGGMFLLSSLGFVAVNGWRQRSQRQAATLSSRREYLAYLTELRQTVRVAARQQRRAANWHLPAPSALPYIAEERTRVWERNVNDPDFLSVRVGTSDQPLCITLEAPELPPLAQLDPVAASAAHRFMLTHEMQKNLPVGITLRDYARIEITGDENESRALARAILLHAATMHDPDTVQIVVAADAAVLPQWEWTKWLPHTHSRTVRDGLGAARMIGSQLSELEDMLPAEVRERSRFARDGSSPTLPHIVILTDGASTSFNDVLVSGDGVQGVTVIDLPSRWADLEDPHALRIAFDPASKGSRAELVSLQVSTRPFDADGISIVEAEATARRLMPLYSGGTAIAKKKSSTDQAELVELLGLPDVRDIDLDAAWSPRLERDRLRVPIGQTEDGSPLILDIKESAQQGMGPHGLIIGATGSGKSEVLRTLVLALAMTHSPEQLNFVLVDFKGGATFAGMADMPHVSAIITNLGDEISLVDRMQDALQGEMVRRQELLRATGPFANVADYEKARRGGRTDLAPLPALLIVADEFSELLSAKPEFVDTFVNIGRLGRSLQVHLLLSSQRLEEGKLRGLDTHLSYRIGLRTFSAAESRTVLGVPDAYHLPTQPGAGILKSDTETMTQFRAAYVSGPPPRRRRRASSGSTQSTGSTAVELFTAAPVWRAETPVDEPEVVVDAEPEEKRNTFEIAVEMMSGRGPSAHQVWLPPLETPATLDQLFGDLVEDPALGLISPRWRGAAALTVPLGIVDVPLEQRRETLAVSLGGAAGHMAIVGAPLSGKSTLARTALVALALTHTPQEVQFFVIDFGGGSFAGLQRFTHVSGVATRSEPDIVRRTVAEITSLLNAREVYFRQNGIDSIDTYRQRRAQGMADDGYGDIFLIVDGWGTLRAEFDMLEPQIQAIAARGLTYGVHVVITAARWMEVRANLKDLIGTRIELRLGDPSDSEVNRKAAENVTSLPGRGLNDSGLQMLTALPRIDGVDEASSLSDGIDDLARKVAAAWHGPAGPKLRLLPSQIGHADLRAVAAAATPDGTEPREILLGIDEANLAPFSIDPIAEPLLYLYGDADSGKSSMLRGVVHEITRLYGPNEAKIFVVDYRRALLGEIPQEYLGAYLTSHEMAEGGMSELAQFFQSRIPGADVTPDQLRTRSWWTGAEGFVLIDDYDLVSTSQGNPIAVLAPLLAQAADLGLHVILTRRTGGASRAAYDPIIQRMTDLGATGILLSGSPEEGQLIGKVKAIPAIPGRAQIVSRDRGLVSAQLLWVPPKYQ from the coding sequence ATGACAGGACCCCGTCTCGCACCGCCACGCGTCCCTTCGGGAAAGGTGCCGGTCCAGGCTCCGCCCGAGCTCCAGCCGAACGACGGTGGGATGGGTGTGCTGGGGTCTCTGCTGCCGATGCTCGGCAGCGTCGGCGCCATCGTGATGGTCACCATGTCGAACCAGTCGGTGACAGGTCTGCTGACCGGTGGCATGTTCCTGCTGTCGTCGCTCGGCTTCGTGGCGGTCAACGGCTGGCGTCAGCGTTCGCAGCGGCAGGCGGCGACGCTCAGCTCGCGCCGCGAGTACCTCGCCTATCTCACCGAACTGCGACAGACCGTGCGGGTCGCGGCGCGCCAGCAGCGGCGTGCGGCCAACTGGCATCTTCCGGCTCCGTCGGCGCTTCCCTACATCGCCGAGGAACGCACCCGGGTGTGGGAGCGCAACGTCAACGACCCCGATTTCCTCTCGGTGAGGGTCGGGACGAGTGATCAGCCCCTGTGCATCACCCTCGAGGCCCCCGAGCTTCCTCCACTCGCGCAGCTCGACCCCGTCGCGGCATCCGCGGCGCACCGCTTCATGCTGACCCACGAGATGCAGAAGAACCTCCCGGTCGGCATCACCCTGCGCGACTACGCGCGGATCGAGATCACGGGAGACGAGAACGAGTCGCGAGCCCTCGCCCGCGCCATACTGCTTCATGCCGCGACCATGCACGACCCCGACACCGTGCAGATCGTCGTCGCCGCCGATGCCGCCGTGCTGCCGCAGTGGGAGTGGACGAAGTGGCTCCCGCACACCCACTCGCGAACCGTGCGAGACGGACTGGGGGCGGCGCGCATGATCGGCTCGCAGCTCTCTGAACTCGAAGACATGCTGCCGGCCGAGGTGCGCGAACGCTCGCGGTTCGCGCGCGACGGCTCGTCGCCCACACTCCCGCACATCGTGATCCTCACCGACGGTGCGAGCACGTCTTTCAACGACGTCCTCGTGAGCGGCGACGGGGTTCAGGGCGTCACCGTCATCGACCTGCCTTCGCGCTGGGCCGACCTCGAGGACCCGCACGCTCTGCGCATCGCCTTCGACCCCGCGTCGAAGGGCTCGCGTGCAGAGCTGGTCAGTCTGCAGGTGTCGACCCGGCCGTTCGACGCAGACGGCATCAGCATCGTCGAGGCCGAGGCGACGGCGCGTCGTCTCATGCCGCTCTACTCCGGCGGCACCGCGATCGCCAAGAAGAAGAGCTCGACCGACCAGGCGGAGCTCGTCGAGCTCCTCGGTCTCCCCGATGTGCGGGACATCGATCTCGATGCCGCCTGGTCGCCGCGCCTCGAACGCGATCGTCTGCGCGTGCCGATCGGTCAGACCGAAGACGGCAGCCCCCTGATCCTCGACATCAAGGAGTCCGCGCAGCAGGGTATGGGGCCGCACGGTCTCATCATCGGTGCGACCGGTTCGGGAAAGTCCGAGGTGCTGCGCACTCTGGTGCTCGCTCTCGCCATGACGCACTCGCCCGAGCAGCTCAACTTCGTGCTCGTCGACTTCAAGGGTGGCGCCACCTTCGCGGGTATGGCGGACATGCCTCATGTGTCGGCCATCATCACCAACCTCGGCGACGAGATCTCGCTCGTCGATCGTATGCAGGACGCGCTGCAGGGAGAGATGGTGCGCAGGCAGGAGCTTCTGCGCGCGACGGGACCCTTCGCCAATGTCGCTGACTACGAGAAGGCTCGACGCGGCGGTCGCACCGATCTGGCGCCGCTGCCGGCGCTCCTGATCGTCGCCGACGAGTTCTCGGAGCTGCTCTCGGCCAAGCCCGAGTTCGTCGACACCTTCGTCAACATCGGTCGCCTGGGTCGTTCGCTGCAGGTGCACCTCCTGCTCTCGTCTCAGCGCCTGGAAGAGGGCAAGCTGCGCGGTCTCGACACGCATCTGTCGTATCGCATCGGTCTGCGCACCTTCTCGGCCGCCGAGTCGCGCACAGTGCTGGGTGTGCCGGACGCGTACCACCTGCCCACGCAGCCGGGCGCCGGCATCCTGAAGTCCGACACCGAGACCATGACCCAGTTCCGTGCCGCGTACGTGTCGGGACCTCCGCCCCGCCGTCGGCGCCGTGCGTCGTCCGGATCCACGCAGAGCACCGGTTCCACGGCGGTCGAGCTGTTCACCGCGGCTCCCGTATGGCGCGCCGAGACTCCGGTCGACGAGCCCGAGGTCGTCGTCGACGCCGAGCCCGAAGAGAAGCGCAACACGTTCGAGATCGCGGTCGAGATGATGAGCGGTCGCGGCCCCTCCGCGCACCAGGTCTGGCTGCCGCCTCTCGAGACGCCGGCGACACTCGACCAGCTGTTCGGCGATCTCGTCGAAGACCCCGCCCTCGGCCTCATCTCGCCGCGCTGGCGCGGAGCCGCCGCGCTCACGGTCCCGCTCGGCATCGTCGACGTGCCGCTCGAGCAGCGTCGCGAGACCCTCGCGGTGTCGCTCGGCGGAGCCGCAGGTCACATGGCGATCGTCGGTGCTCCGCTCAGCGGCAAGAGCACGCTCGCCCGCACGGCACTCGTGGCGCTCGCGCTCACGCACACTCCGCAGGAGGTGCAGTTCTTCGTCATCGACTTCGGCGGTGGCAGCTTCGCGGGTCTGCAGAGGTTCACTCACGTCAGCGGTGTGGCGACGCGCTCAGAGCCCGACATCGTCAGACGCACCGTGGCCGAGATCACGAGCCTGCTCAACGCTCGAGAGGTGTACTTCCGTCAGAACGGCATCGACTCGATCGACACGTATCGGCAGCGACGCGCTCAGGGAATGGCAGACGACGGGTACGGAGACATCTTCCTCATCGTCGACGGCTGGGGCACGCTGCGCGCCGAGTTCGACATGCTCGAACCGCAGATCCAGGCGATCGCCGCGCGAGGTCTCACGTACGGCGTGCACGTCGTGATCACGGCGGCGCGATGGATGGAGGTCCGGGCCAACCTCAAGGACCTCATCGGCACGCGCATCGAGCTGCGCCTCGGCGATCCCTCGGACTCCGAGGTCAACCGCAAGGCGGCCGAGAACGTCACCTCGCTTCCCGGTCGCGGTCTCAACGACAGCGGGCTGCAGATGCTGACCGCGCTGCCTCGCATCGACGGCGTCGACGAGGCCTCATCCCTCTCCGACGGCATCGACGATCTGGCGCGCAAGGTCGCAGCCGCCTGGCATGGCCCCGCGGGACCCAAGCTGCGCCTGCTGCCGTCTCAGATCGGTCACGCCGACCTCCGTGCCGTCGCCGCTGCCGCGACCCCCGACGGAACAGAGCCCCGTGAGATCCTGCTCGGCATCGATGAAGCGAATCTCGCGCCGTTCTCGATCGACCCGATCGCCGAGCCGCTGCTGTACCTCTACGGCGACGCGGACTCGGGCAAGTCCTCGATGCTCCGAGGCGTCGTGCACGAGATCACGCGTCTCTACGGCCCCAACGAGGCCAAGATCTTCGTTGTCGACTACCGGCGTGCTCTGCTCGGTGAGATCCCGCAGGAGTACCTGGGTGCATACCTCACCTCGCATGAGATGGCCGAGGGAGGCATGAGCGAGCTCGCCCAGTTCTTCCAGAGTCGCATCCCCGGTGCCGACGTCACCCCCGACCAGCTGCGCACGCGGTCGTGGTGGACGGGCGCCGAGGGCTTCGTGCTCATCGACGACTACGACCTGGTCTCGACGTCGCAGGGCAACCCGATCGCCGTTCTCGCGCCGCTGCTCGCGCAGGCCGCAGACCTCGGCCTGCACGTGATCCTCACGCGCCGGACGGGAGGCGCGAGCCGCGCGGCCTACGATCCGATCATCCAGCGCATGACCGACCTCGGTGCCACCGGCATCCTGCTCTCCGGAAGCCCGGAGGAGGGCCAGCTGATCGGCAAGGTCAAGGCCATCCCGGCCATCCCCGGCCGCGCGCAGATCGTCAGCCGCGACCGCGGACTCGTCTCCGCTCAGCTCCTCTGGGTCCCGCCGAAGTATCAGTGA
- a CDS encoding recombinase family protein has product MSETIDPMKATASVDEALTSPLHLPHAAAECPKCFTELQRNRDFWLARPDGSRLVGLVVSREGMPSVVEQRDDLTRFGVPIEGFRHPAPDILESWSDRLSRLIATLNKGDVLVVANINALGRDADEGVRTAAELRRHGIIVKVLSHDARHLADAVR; this is encoded by the coding sequence ATGAGCGAGACGATCGATCCCATGAAGGCGACGGCATCCGTCGACGAGGCCCTGACGAGTCCGCTGCACCTGCCGCATGCGGCCGCGGAATGCCCCAAGTGCTTCACCGAACTGCAGCGGAATCGCGACTTCTGGCTCGCCCGCCCCGACGGGTCACGGCTGGTCGGTCTCGTCGTGTCGCGCGAGGGGATGCCGTCGGTCGTCGAGCAGCGAGACGATCTGACTCGGTTCGGTGTGCCGATCGAGGGATTCCGGCACCCGGCCCCCGACATCCTCGAGAGCTGGAGCGACCGGCTCTCGCGCCTCATCGCCACCCTGAACAAGGGCGATGTGCTCGTGGTGGCCAACATCAACGCGCTCGGGCGCGATGCCGATGAAGGAGTCCGCACCGCCGCTGAGCTGCGCCGCCACGGCATCATCGTCAAGGTGCTGAGCCACGACGCCCGGCACCTCGCCGACGCGGTGCGCTGA
- a CDS encoding malate dehydrogenase, translating to MTTTITITGAGGQIGYALLFRIAAGDLLGPEEKVRLRLLEIPQGLGAAEGAALELQDGAFGLLDHVEVTDDPAVGFDGCELALLVGARPRGPGMERGDLLAANAGIFGPQGAAIAAHASSDVRVTVVGNPANTNALIAAAAADGVPAERFTALTRLDENRARAQLAHTLAAPVDTIRRVPIWGNHSATQFPDVSHATVAGRPVTDALQAIVGDVPTWLADTYIPRVAKRGAEIIRVRGSSSVASAASAAIDHVRDWVRGTDDWTSAGVVSHGEYGVPAGLISSFPVRAIDGEWRIVEGLEMSDQARARIDASIAELVEERDAVRALGML from the coding sequence ATGACCACCACGATCACGATCACCGGCGCAGGCGGACAGATCGGGTACGCGCTGCTCTTCCGCATCGCCGCAGGAGACCTGCTCGGCCCCGAAGAGAAGGTGCGGCTTCGGCTGCTCGAGATCCCGCAGGGCCTCGGCGCCGCCGAGGGGGCGGCTCTCGAGCTGCAGGACGGAGCCTTCGGGCTGCTCGACCACGTCGAAGTCACCGACGATCCTGCGGTCGGCTTCGACGGATGCGAGCTCGCCCTGCTCGTCGGCGCGCGTCCTCGCGGTCCTGGCATGGAGCGCGGTGACCTTCTCGCCGCGAACGCGGGCATCTTCGGGCCTCAGGGCGCAGCGATCGCCGCGCACGCCTCGTCGGACGTGCGGGTGACCGTGGTCGGAAATCCTGCGAACACGAACGCCCTGATCGCTGCGGCCGCCGCAGACGGCGTTCCGGCCGAGCGCTTCACGGCATTGACCAGGCTGGACGAGAACCGCGCGCGCGCCCAGCTCGCCCACACTCTCGCCGCTCCGGTCGACACGATCCGTCGCGTACCGATCTGGGGCAACCACTCGGCGACGCAGTTCCCTGACGTGTCGCACGCGACGGTCGCCGGGCGTCCGGTGACCGATGCACTGCAGGCCATCGTCGGAGACGTCCCCACGTGGCTCGCCGACACCTACATCCCCCGGGTCGCGAAGCGCGGCGCCGAGATCATCCGTGTGCGCGGGTCGTCATCCGTGGCCTCCGCCGCGAGCGCAGCCATCGATCACGTGCGCGACTGGGTGCGCGGCACCGACGACTGGACGTCGGCGGGCGTCGTGTCCCACGGCGAGTACGGCGTTCCCGCTGGCCTGATCTCGTCGTTCCCGGTGCGTGCGATCGACGGAGAGTGGCGCATCGTCGAGGGACTCGAGATGAGCGATCAGGCCCGTGCCCGCATCGACGCATCGATCGCCGAGCTGGTCGAAGAGCGAGACGCGGTCAGAGCGCTCGGGATGCTCTGA
- a CDS encoding glutaredoxin domain-containing protein, with product MTSPAESAITMFGADWCRDCIRTKKQLEALGVEYTYVDLVADPSAADVAKEISGRTNIPVVVYPDSSHHVEPSNSDVETKLRELSLI from the coding sequence ATGACCTCTCCTGCAGAATCCGCGATCACGATGTTCGGCGCCGACTGGTGCCGTGACTGCATCCGCACCAAGAAGCAGCTCGAGGCGCTCGGCGTCGAGTACACCTATGTCGACCTCGTGGCCGACCCTTCGGCGGCCGATGTCGCGAAGGAGATCTCGGGACGCACGAACATCCCGGTCGTGGTCTACCCCGACTCCTCGCACCACGTCGAGCCGTCGAACTCCGACGTCGAGACGAAGCTGCGCGAGCTCTCTCTCATCTGA